The Daucus carota subsp. sativus chromosome 2, DH1 v3.0, whole genome shotgun sequence genome includes a window with the following:
- the LOC135150409 gene encoding uncharacterized protein LOC135150409, which produces MVIIVQHPGEDPYLEASHAVHEGLAPMDAFPVKNIDTAETLVEGIVEDVTDSDFEGDGQKRPQNKRQENECEAPCDFNSAMVTYQLGNQTRLPVHEILGTQPQEGGNKELKEQLGSPPLLAKPTEGEALILGLGVSEFSISAVLIKEEEQAQQPVYYVSKRLLDAETRYSNMEKLAYALILASRKLRPYFLAHKIEVRTSFPLRQVLHKSEASGRIMKWAVELGQFDIEYRPRTAIKGQALADFILEFPPTFEVEGMECVPEPQSPIAIPENCSPWWNLYVDGAVNGNGAGAGIVLVSPEGHKLRSSIHFDFKSTNNDAEYEALIAGLKLALDMRVENMNVYSDSMLVVWHIRDLIGELPKGKGGVKYAVVAIDYFTKWAKAEPLASITARKLVDFVYRAIVCRYGVPYKLISDNGKQFDSNEMMNFCEHLGIKKGFSAVCHPQSNGQTEAVNKIIKHTLKAKLEEKKGCWPEELPMVLWSYNTAPRSTTSETPFTLTYGCEAMVPVEVGAGSFRRDNYDPENNEVNHRLYLDLIEEVRHTAQLKLAAYQQRTRKYFDKKVRAQPLKAGDLVLRKMMPNMRVSAHGAFGAKWEGPYIIKTVLWEAFRYKNVVYACLLTVIVS; this is translated from the exons atggtgattatcgtgcaacatccgggggaagacccttatctagaagcctcgcatgccgtgcatgaagggcttgcaCCCATGGATGCATTCCCAGTGAAgaatattgatacagctgaaaccctggttgaagggattgtggaagatgttactgatAGTGACTTTGAAGGGGATGGTCAAAAGCGGCCCCAAAACAAAAGgcaagaaaatgagtgcgaggcaccttgtgacttcaacagtgctatggtaacctacCAACTCGGAAACCAGACACGGCTTCctgttcatgaaatcctgggtacgcaaccccaagagggtggcaacaaagag ctgaaggagcagcttggaagcccgccactgttggcaaaaccaacggagggtgaagccttaaTCCTTGGactaggggtttccgagttctcaattagcgctgtcctgatcaaggaggaagagcaagcccaacagccgGTATATTATGTGAGCAAAAGATTACTTGACGCTGAAACCCGTtactcaaacatggagaagttagcctatgcactaattttggcttctCGCAAACTAAGGCCCTACTTCCtggctcacaagattgaagtgcGAACATCCTTCCCCCTCAGACAAGTTTTACACAAGTCGGAAGCCTCTGGCAGAATTATGAAGTGGGCGGTTGAGCTAGGCCAATTTGATATAGAATACAGGCCAAGAACCGCAATTAAGGGGCAAGCACTAGCTGACTTCATCCTAGAGTTTCCACCCACCTTCGAAGTTGAAGGGATGGAGTGTGTACCTGAGCCTCAGTCTCCGATAGCCATacccgagaattgttccccttggtggaacttgtacgtcgatggggctgtcaatggaaatggggccggggctggcatcgtcctagtcagtccggaaggccataagctgcgaagctccattcatttcgactttAAATCCACCAACAATGACgcagagtatgaagccctaatagctgggCTGAAGCTAGCCTTGGACATGAGggtggaaaatatgaatgtttacagtgattctatgttggtagtctggcacatccgag atctgatcggtgaattaccaaaagggaaaggaggggtgaaatacGCAGTCGTGGCTATAGactactttactaaatgggctaAGGCTGAACCCCtggcttccatcactgcaaggaagctagtagacttcgtttatcgagcaatcgtctgtcgatacggggttccctacaagctcatatcagacaatgggaaacagtttgaTAGCAATGAgatgatgaatttctgtgaacaccttggcataaagaaaggctttTCCGCAGTGTGCCACCCTCAGAGTAACGGTCAGACAGAAGCCgtcaacaaaattattaaacacaccctgaaagccaaactgGAAGAGAAAAAAGGCTGCTGGCCAGAAGAACTCCctatggtgttgtggtcttacaatacaGCGCCAAGGTCTACCACTagcgaaaccccgttcaccctaacatacgggtgtgaagctatggttcccgtggaagttggtgcaggatcttttcgaagggataactatgaCCCTGAGAACAATGAAGTCAATCACAGGCTCTACctagatctgattgaagaagtaagGCATACGGCTCAGCTAAAACTCGCTGCgtatcaacagaggacccgtaagtattttgataagaaagtgaGGGCTCAACCCCTCAAAGcgggagacctagttctcagGAAAATGATGCCCAACATGAGGGTTTCCGCTCATGGAGCCTTCGGTGCaaaatgggaaggcccatacaTCATCAAAACtgtgctttgggaag ctttCCGTTACAAAAATGTCgtatatgcttgcttgcttacTGTGATTGTTAGTTGA